CAATGAGAGCTTTGCAAAACTGCAATTCTGGTCATTGCGAGGAGCTTTAGCGACGCGGCAATCTTATGAATTATTAATATGTTACGAGATTGCTTCGCTTTGCTCGCAATGAAAATATTGGTATTATGTAAAGCTCTCCCAATGAAGCAGAAAGAAACACGGACAAACAAGTTTGTCCATGCCACCCATAATTTAAAAAAGTTGATGGGCAGCACCCACCCTGCAACTCGGAACTTTGAACTCTGAACTCTGAACTTTAATAGCGGAAGCGGCCATCAACATCGCCTTATTCCAGCATGATAACAACAACAGGAATTGTCAAAGTTATTATCAAATACTCTCGTACGGCCGTCCCTGAAGGCTATCCTAACGAAAGAACATCCTCCAAGTATCTGGGAATTCCTCTCCTCAACCACAACACCATAACCCCATTGGGGGAAGCGGCGATGGATAACTTGATCACCGACTTGAAGATAAAGCCGCCGAAATTCCTCATTCATGACAACCCCGCACTGCCAGTCTAATTATCGAGAGCTTTGCATAATTGTTGTTCTGGTCATTGCGAGGAGCGGAGCGACGTGGCAATCTCTCATATTTACAATGAGATAGAGATTGCTTCACCTTCGTTCACAATGACAATATGGTATTATGCAAAGCTCTCTTATCATTTGTCACCAAAAATCTTGAACTTACCAAGACTTTGTCACATCTTATACTTTCCAAAATCTTCCGGAGATAGACTTTTCAAAAATTCTTCTAAATTTTCCTCTTTTAATTTATCCAGGCTCATCACCTTTTTATCACCCAGATCCAATTTCCTTGATTTTTCAATAACCTTCTCATCTACCAATATAGGGGCGTTTCCCCTTAAAGCAATGGCAATTGCATCACTGGGGCGGGAATCAACAATAACATTCGACCCATCTTTCAGAAAATATATATTGGCAAAAAATGTGTTATCCTTTAAATCATTAATCTCGATTTTGGTCACCTTGACGTCAAGACGCACTAATATATTGTGTAAAAGATCATGGGTCATCGGCCTGGAAAAACTTACCTTTTCCAATTCCGTCGCTATGGCGCTTGCTTCAAAAAGCCCTATCCATATCGGAACAGCCATTTTTTCCTCCATATCTTTTAAAATTACTATGGGTGTATTCGTCAAGGGATCTATCGCCAAACCGGATACCCTCATTTCTATTAACATTTTGAAACCTCCTTTTTACTAAGCACTGAGCAGTCAACAAACAGCTATCAGCATGATAAAAACAAAGAATCTAATAATCAATTAAGATAAAAATTGAACTCTTATGGCTGACAGCCGAAACGCTTACTTTTTATATCAATCCGCCTCTCAAGGAGTGGAGATAGGCCTTAATGATATTTACCGAAACGGTTTTCCCGATAATGTTATCCT
This Syntrophales bacterium DNA region includes the following protein-coding sequences:
- a CDS encoding bifunctional nuclease family protein, whose amino-acid sequence is MLIEMRVSGLAIDPLTNTPIVILKDMEEKMAVPIWIGLFEASAIATELEKVSFSRPMTHDLLHNILVRLDVKVTKIEINDLKDNTFFANIYFLKDGSNVIVDSRPSDAIAIALRGNAPILVDEKVIEKSRKLDLGDKKVMSLDKLKEENLEEFLKSLSPEDFGKYKM